Proteins found in one Dryobates pubescens isolate bDryPub1 chromosome 1, bDryPub1.pri, whole genome shotgun sequence genomic segment:
- the HMCES gene encoding abasic site processing protein HMCES, with protein sequence MCGRTACSLGADNLRRACAYRDRRGRRRQPEWIRAERYRPSYNKGPQSSGPVLLSRRHLQQDADSSERVLMDMRWGLIPSWFKKDDPSKMKFNTSNCRSDTMLEKSSYKSPLLKGKRCVVLADGFFEWQQQSGGKQPYFIYFPQTKDTMAEGKEEDEEWRGWRLLTMAGIFDCWEPPSGGETLYTYTIITVDASKDVSFIHHRMPAILDGDDAIRKWLDFAEVPTQEAVKLIQPTENIVFHPVSTFVNSIYNNTPECLEPIKLGDKKEVKATSSSKVMLGWLKSSQEGSPQKKENDLPRWTSQFIHNPSPKKTSAGILQQWLGKGVEPAAKKHKA encoded by the exons ATGTGCGGGCGCACGGCCTGCTCCCTCGGGGCCGACAACCTCCGCCGGGCCTGCGCCTACCGCGACCGGCGGGGCCGCCGGCGGCAGCCCGAGTGGATCCGGGCGGAAAGATACCGGCCCTCGTACAACAAGGGCCCGCAGTCCAGCGGACCGGTGCTGCTCTCCCGCCGGCACCTCCAGCAG GATGCTGACTCCTCTGAGCGGGTCCTCATGGACATGCGCTGGGGCCTGATTCCCTCCTGGTTCAAAAAGGATGACCCTTCCAAAATGAAGTTCAATACCTCGAACTGCCGCAGCGACACCATGCTGGAGAAATCCTCCTACAAA AGTCCTCTCCTCAAGGGCAAGCGCTGTGTGGTCCTGGCAGATGGCTTCTTcgagtggcagcagcagagtgggggGAAGCAGCCATATTTCATTTACTTCCCCCAGACCAAGGACACCATG gctgaagggaaggaggaagatgaggaatGGAGAGGATGGAGATTGCTCACCATGGCTGGCATTTTCGACTGCTGGGAGCCACCATCGGGAGGAGAAACCCTCTACACTTACACCATCATCACTGTGGATGCCTCCAAGGACGTGAGCTTCATCCACCACAG GATGCCAGCCATCCTGGACGGGGACGATGCCATCAGGAAATGGCTGGACTTTGCTGAGGTGCCAACCCAAGAAGCAGTTAAACTCATCCAGCCCACAGAGAATATAGTTTTCCACCCAGTGTCCACCTTTGTCAACAGCATCTACAATAACACACCTGAGTGTCTTGAACCCATCAAACTGGGAGACAAGAAG GAAGTCAAAGCTACCTCAAGCAGCAAAGTGATGCTGGGCTGGTTAAAAAGCTCCCAGGAGGGCTCTccccagaagaaagaaaatgatttgcccaggtggacaagtcAGTTCATCCACAACCCTTCACCCAAGAAAACCAGTGCAGGTatcctgcagcagtggctgggaAAGGGGGTAGAGCCAGCTGCAAAGAAGCACAAGGCTTAG
- the LOC104308813 gene encoding histone H2A type 2-B, whose protein sequence is MSGRGKSGGKARAKAKSRSSRAGLQFPVGRVHRLLRKGNYAERVGAGAPVYLAAVLEYLSAEILELAGNAARDNKKTRIIPRHLQLAIRNDEELNKLLGGVTIAQGGVLPNIQAVLLPKKTQSSKK, encoded by the coding sequence ATGTCGGGCCGGGGGAAGTCCGGCGGCAAGGCGCGGGCCAAGGCCAAGTCGCGCTCGTCGCGAGCTGGGCTGCAGTTCCCCGTGGGCCGGGTGCACCGGCTGCTGCGGAAGGGCAACTACGCGGAGCGAGTGGGCGCCGGGGCGCCAGTGTATCTGGCGGCGGTGCTGGAGTACCTCTCGGCCGAGATCCTGGAGCTGGCGGGCAACGCGGCCCGCGACAACAAGAAGACGCGCATCATCCCGCGGCACCTGCAGCTCGCCATCCGCAACGACGAGGAGCTCAACAAGCTGCTGGGCGGCGTGACCATCGCCCAGGGCGGTGTCCTGCCCAACATCCAAGCCGTGCTGCTCCCCAAGAAGACACAGAGCTCCAAGAAGtga